The Thermoleophilum album genome includes a window with the following:
- the ilvD gene encoding dihydroxy-acid dehydratase, whose translation MTPDLRHRSRKLLDGPDRAPARAYLKGIGYDDDALARPIVGIANTWTETMPCNFHLRRLAERVKEGVRAAGGTPMEFNTIAISDGITMGTEGMRASLVSRELIADSIELVGGAHMFDAIVALSGCDKTIPGCAMALARLDVPAVLLYGGSIRPGTWRGKKVTIQDVFEAVGAHAAGELSDEELRELEASASPGPGACGGQYTANTMAVAFEVIGLSPPGSAMVPAAEGRKGEVAALCGRLAVEAIARDLRPSRILTRQAFENAIASVALTGGSTNAVLHLLALAHEAGVALDLEDFDRIAERTPLLGDLKPGGRFVATDLYEAGGVPLVLKRLRELGLLHESALTVDGRTIGDVAAAAKETPGQQVIRPIDDPLKPNGGFAILRGNLAPEGCVVKLAGHDRREHRGPARVFDSEEEAFTAVKEKRIRAGDVVVIRNEGPAGGPGMREMLAVTAAIVGEGLGDSVALLTDGRFSGATHGFMACHVAPEAVRGGPIAALRDGDVVVFDVDRRELRVELDEAELARRLQSYEPPRRTLRGVLAKYAQEVGSAARGAVTAPAGQPAS comes from the coding sequence ATGACCCCTGACCTGCGTCACAGAAGCCGCAAACTGCTCGACGGTCCCGACCGGGCGCCGGCACGCGCCTACCTCAAGGGCATCGGCTACGACGACGACGCGCTAGCGCGGCCGATCGTGGGGATCGCCAACACCTGGACCGAGACGATGCCGTGCAACTTCCACCTGCGCCGGCTGGCCGAGCGCGTCAAGGAAGGCGTGCGCGCGGCCGGCGGAACACCGATGGAGTTCAACACGATCGCCATTTCCGACGGCATCACGATGGGCACCGAGGGTATGCGTGCCTCCCTCGTCAGTCGCGAGCTGATCGCCGACTCGATCGAGCTGGTCGGCGGCGCGCACATGTTCGACGCGATCGTCGCTCTGAGCGGGTGCGACAAGACGATCCCCGGCTGCGCGATGGCCCTCGCGCGGCTCGACGTGCCGGCCGTTCTGCTGTACGGCGGGTCGATTCGACCGGGTACCTGGCGCGGCAAGAAAGTCACGATCCAGGACGTTTTCGAAGCCGTCGGCGCGCACGCCGCCGGCGAGCTCAGTGACGAAGAGCTGCGGGAGCTCGAGGCGAGCGCATCACCCGGGCCGGGCGCCTGCGGTGGTCAGTACACCGCCAACACAATGGCGGTCGCCTTCGAGGTGATCGGGCTGTCGCCACCAGGCAGTGCGATGGTGCCCGCGGCCGAGGGTCGCAAAGGCGAGGTCGCCGCGCTCTGCGGGCGCCTAGCCGTCGAGGCGATCGCGCGCGACCTTCGCCCAAGCCGCATACTCACACGTCAAGCGTTCGAGAACGCGATCGCCTCGGTCGCCCTCACCGGCGGCTCGACCAACGCCGTGCTGCACCTTTTGGCGCTCGCGCACGAGGCCGGTGTCGCCCTCGACCTCGAGGACTTCGATCGGATCGCCGAGCGCACGCCGCTGCTCGGTGACCTCAAGCCCGGGGGACGGTTCGTCGCCACCGACCTCTACGAGGCCGGGGGCGTCCCGCTCGTGCTGAAAAGACTGCGCGAGCTTGGGCTCCTGCACGAGAGCGCGTTGACCGTTGACGGGCGCACCATCGGCGACGTCGCGGCGGCGGCCAAGGAGACGCCCGGCCAGCAGGTGATCCGCCCGATCGACGACCCGCTCAAGCCGAACGGAGGGTTCGCGATCCTTCGCGGCAACCTCGCTCCCGAAGGCTGCGTGGTGAAACTCGCGGGCCACGACCGACGCGAGCATCGGGGCCCGGCGCGCGTTTTCGACTCCGAGGAAGAGGCCTTCACCGCCGTCAAGGAGAAGCGCATTCGCGCGGGCGACGTCGTCGTGATCCGCAACGAAGGGCCCGCCGGAGGGCCGGGCATGCGGGAGATGCTGGCGGTCACGGCGGCGATCGTCGGCGAGGGCCTCGGCGACTCCGTCGCGCTGCTCACCGACGGCCGCTTCTCTGGCGCAACACACGGTTTCATGGCCTGCCACGTAGCGCCGGAGGCGGTGCGCGGTGGTCCGATCGCAGCACTCCGTGACGGCGACGTGGTGGTCTTCGACGTCGACCGTCGGGAGCTACGCGTCGAACTCGACGAGGCCGAGCTGGCGCGGCGCCTCCAGTCCTACGAACCGCCGCGCAGGACGCTTCGTGGCGTGCTCGCGAAGTACGCGCAAGAGGTTGGTTCGGCGGCACGCGGCGCGGTCACCGCGCCGGCTGGCCAGCCCGCGTCCTAA
- the thiD gene encoding bifunctional hydroxymethylpyrimidine kinase/phosphomethylpyrimidine kinase has translation MLSIAGSDSGGGAGIQADLKAFARCGVHGMTAITAITAQNTLAVEGVWQLPPEAIQAQVRAVVHDIGVDAVKTGMLGDAKTIKAVAQAVAELPSHVPLVVDPVMVAESGARLLAEDAISALVELLLPRATVVTPNLAEAQVLAEHAKHGDRAEHSDRDLGASGAAAATRSDTDATSTEAAAAAGVADRSATSVSEQLARALHALGPRVVVVTGGHTTHAADVYYDGSRTVLIRGRRWPTAAAHGSGCTHSAALAAFLARGFTPLDAARRAKRVAGAAVRDGLVEVGKGAGPVDVFGLRRRAQREAASPAGRGDRRALA, from the coding sequence GTGCTTTCGATCGCCGGCTCAGACTCCGGTGGCGGGGCCGGAATCCAGGCCGACTTGAAAGCCTTCGCTCGCTGTGGCGTCCACGGCATGACGGCGATCACGGCGATCACGGCACAGAACACCCTGGCCGTGGAGGGCGTGTGGCAGCTGCCGCCGGAGGCGATCCAAGCGCAGGTTCGCGCGGTCGTGCACGACATCGGGGTGGACGCCGTCAAGACCGGGATGCTGGGTGACGCGAAGACGATCAAGGCGGTGGCGCAGGCGGTCGCCGAGCTGCCGTCGCACGTGCCGCTGGTCGTCGACCCGGTGATGGTCGCCGAGAGCGGCGCGAGACTGCTCGCTGAAGACGCGATCTCGGCGCTGGTCGAGCTCTTGCTGCCGCGGGCGACGGTGGTAACTCCGAACCTCGCCGAGGCGCAAGTCCTCGCGGAGCACGCGAAGCACGGTGACCGTGCGGAGCACAGCGACCGCGACCTCGGGGCGAGCGGCGCCGCGGCCGCCACGCGCAGCGACACAGACGCCACCAGCACTGAGGCCGCCGCCGCCGCCGGTGTCGCCGATCGGTCGGCTACCAGCGTAAGCGAACAGCTCGCGCGGGCCCTCCACGCGCTCGGCCCGCGCGTCGTCGTCGTCACCGGCGGACACACAACGCACGCCGCTGACGTCTACTACGACGGCTCGCGCACGGTCCTGATACGCGGTCGGCGTTGGCCGACAGCTGCCGCGCACGGCTCAGGTTGCACACACTCGGCTGCCCTAGCAGCGTTCCTAGCGCGGGGCTTCACGCCCCTCGACGCTGCGCGCCGGGCCAAGCGAGTCGCCGGAGCGGCAGTGCGCGACGGACTCGTCGAGGTCGGTAAAGGCGCCGGACCGGTTGATGTCTTCGGTCTGCGGCGGCGCGCGCAGCGCGAGGCGGCGTCGCCAGCTGGCAGGGGGGACCGTCGGGCGCTGGCATAA
- the dprA gene encoding DNA-processing protein DprA, with protein MSVATVHRIRRVDPAYPPALEQLSDPPAAIYTTCPPQALVELLSGPLVAVVGPREPSTYGLEMARALGSGLAAAGVTVVSGLARGVDACALEAATTSGRALAVLPGSVTRPYPAGNARLAAAVARCGALVSETNESRSLTRWAFPRRNRIMAALAQAVVVVEARERSGTLITARIALELGRSVGAVPGRATSPLARGANALLRDGAFLVESPQDVLDELFGAGALRVHAARARSAGGVPGDSPAGVPGGHDERLTESQTNATHPPLAALDATDRAVLEALADGDGVGTVAARCRLPPGAARAALGRLVSLGLLQPCGLQGFERTWRATALLTDLDTNARHGADGGGVPDLDRDTSAR; from the coding sequence ATGAGTGTCGCGACCGTTCATCGGATTCGCCGCGTCGACCCGGCGTATCCCCCGGCGCTGGAGCAGCTCTCCGATCCCCCCGCGGCGATCTACACGACCTGCCCGCCGCAGGCCCTGGTCGAACTGCTCAGCGGTCCGCTGGTCGCGGTCGTCGGTCCCCGCGAACCGAGCACCTACGGACTCGAGATGGCGCGGGCGCTCGGAAGCGGTCTGGCGGCGGCCGGCGTGACCGTAGTCTCGGGCTTGGCGCGTGGGGTAGACGCTTGCGCTCTCGAAGCAGCGACCACCAGCGGCCGAGCGCTGGCGGTCCTTCCGGGCTCAGTCACGCGGCCCTACCCCGCCGGGAACGCGCGCCTTGCAGCGGCAGTGGCACGTTGCGGTGCGCTGGTGAGCGAGACGAACGAGTCGCGGTCGCTTACCCGCTGGGCCTTTCCGCGTCGCAACCGGATCATGGCGGCACTCGCGCAGGCAGTCGTGGTCGTCGAAGCGCGCGAACGCTCGGGCACCCTCATCACTGCGCGTATTGCGCTGGAACTTGGCCGCTCGGTCGGTGCCGTCCCTGGTCGCGCGACTTCGCCGCTGGCGCGCGGCGCGAACGCGCTGCTGCGCGACGGGGCGTTTCTCGTCGAGTCACCACAGGACGTGCTCGACGAGCTCTTCGGAGCGGGCGCACTGCGCGTGCACGCGGCTCGCGCACGGTCAGCCGGGGGCGTACCCGGCGACTCGCCGGCGGGCGTGCCCGGCGGGCATGACGAGCGACTGACGGAGTCGCAGACGAACGCCACGCACCCGCCACTCGCGGCGCTCGACGCCACCGATCGGGCGGTGCTCGAAGCGCTCGCGGACGGCGACGGCGTCGGAACGGTGGCGGCGCGGTGCCGCCTCCCGCCGGGAGCGGCGAGGGCTGCCCTGGGACGACTCGTCAGTTTGGGGCTGCTGCAACCTTGTGGTCTGCAGGGCTTCGAGCGAACCTGGCGCGCGACCGCGCTGCTAACCGATCTCGACACGAACGCTAGGCACGGCGCTGACGGAGGCGGGGTTCCCGATCTCGACCGCGATACTTCGGCGCGATGA
- a CDS encoding YifB family Mg chelatase-like AAA ATPase has product MFAHAHTFALEGVDGIRVTVEVDVRSGLPAFSIVGLPDRAVREARERVRSALLNSDFEFPLRRLTVNLAPASLQKAGPSFDLAIAAAVLAASEQVPADALAGIALWGELSLDGRVRAVPGAVVAALAARSVGPRTLLVPQESAPEAALVTGVDVVPVQSLGHIAQLLRSGLRERSEPARPLAIGTADPHLRLDLADVRGQEDAKRALEIAAAGGHNLLMVGPPGVGKTMLARRLPGLLPPPAEGEVIDIARIRSAAGMPLEWPPARPFRAPHHTISPQGLVGGGAPPRPGEVTLAHRGVLFLDEINELSRAALEALRQPLEDGRVQITRGQRTVVFPARPLLVAACNPCPCGGSVCDCSHQERRRYARKLSGPLLDRIDLLCEVGRPPLGTVSGGDREANDSSGNSSRVVRSRVLAARARQHERFGRAGCLNGDTQLALAQVVGGRERLADLLARAGRAGLAGRAAERMLRVARTIADLEGRQTISDQDLDEALGLRIGLGALRAVA; this is encoded by the coding sequence GTGTTTGCACACGCGCACACCTTCGCGCTTGAGGGCGTCGACGGCATCCGCGTCACCGTCGAGGTTGATGTGCGCTCGGGGCTTCCGGCGTTCAGCATCGTCGGTTTGCCGGATCGCGCGGTGCGCGAGGCGCGCGAGCGGGTGCGCTCAGCGCTGTTGAACTCCGACTTCGAGTTCCCGCTGCGGCGCCTGACGGTCAACCTCGCGCCAGCCAGTCTGCAGAAGGCTGGCCCGAGCTTCGATCTCGCGATCGCCGCCGCCGTCCTTGCGGCTAGCGAGCAGGTGCCTGCCGACGCGTTGGCCGGAATTGCCTTGTGGGGCGAGCTGTCGCTCGATGGGCGTGTTCGCGCGGTCCCAGGAGCGGTGGTAGCTGCGCTCGCCGCCCGCTCGGTCGGGCCGCGCACGCTGCTAGTGCCGCAGGAAAGTGCGCCAGAGGCGGCCCTGGTGACGGGAGTCGACGTTGTACCTGTGCAATCGCTTGGTCATATCGCGCAGCTGCTGCGCAGCGGACTGCGCGAGCGGTCCGAGCCAGCGAGACCGCTGGCCATCGGTACGGCCGATCCGCACCTCCGCCTCGATCTCGCCGACGTCCGCGGCCAGGAGGACGCCAAACGCGCGCTCGAGATCGCAGCAGCGGGCGGGCACAACCTCTTGATGGTCGGACCGCCAGGCGTCGGCAAGACGATGCTGGCGCGCCGACTCCCGGGTCTGCTGCCCCCGCCCGCCGAGGGGGAGGTGATCGATATCGCGCGAATCCGCAGCGCTGCAGGTATGCCCCTCGAGTGGCCCCCAGCCAGACCGTTTCGCGCACCCCACCACACGATCTCGCCCCAGGGACTGGTAGGCGGTGGTGCCCCGCCAAGGCCCGGCGAGGTGACTCTCGCCCATCGCGGCGTGCTCTTTCTGGACGAGATCAACGAGTTGTCGCGGGCCGCGCTCGAGGCGCTCCGACAGCCGCTCGAGGACGGCCGGGTGCAGATCACGCGTGGCCAGCGAACGGTCGTCTTTCCGGCTCGCCCTCTACTGGTCGCGGCCTGCAATCCGTGCCCTTGCGGGGGCAGCGTTTGCGACTGCTCGCATCAGGAGCGTCGCCGCTACGCGCGCAAGTTGTCGGGCCCTTTGCTCGACCGAATCGATCTCTTGTGCGAGGTCGGGCGGCCGCCGCTTGGCACGGTGTCGGGAGGAGATCGCGAGGCGAACGACTCGAGCGGTAATAGCTCGCGCGTGGTGCGTAGTCGAGTGCTTGCAGCGCGGGCGCGGCAACATGAGCGATTCGGCCGCGCCGGTTGCCTTAACGGAGACACCCAGCTAGCGCTCGCACAGGTGGTCGGCGGCCGGGAAAGGCTTGCCGACCTATTGGCGCGCGCCGGGCGCGCGGGGCTCGCTGGCCGCGCGGCCGAACGCATGCTGCGGGTGGCGCGAACGATCGCCGACTTGGAGGGTCGCCAGACAATCTCCGATCAGGACTTGGACGAAGCCCTCGGCTTGCGGATCGGTCTGGGTGCCCTACGGGCGGTCGCATGA
- a CDS encoding YraN family protein, which produces MGNRRLRVGAAGERYALLHLEARGLQILDRNFRTRVGELDLVAADEHTIVFCEVRTLVFPATVERALESIDRRKLQHLRAAAARWLAGRRGECGLAGRKDLRFDAVAVIVDADFRLRELRHLEGVL; this is translated from the coding sequence GTGGGGAACCGACGCCTACGGGTCGGAGCTGCCGGCGAGCGCTACGCCCTCCTGCACCTCGAAGCACGGGGATTGCAGATTCTCGACCGCAACTTCCGCACGCGCGTCGGCGAACTCGATCTCGTCGCCGCCGACGAGCACACGATCGTCTTTTGCGAGGTCCGCACGCTTGTCTTCCCAGCAACCGTGGAGCGAGCTCTGGAATCGATCGACCGCCGAAAGCTGCAACACCTCCGTGCGGCCGCTGCTCGCTGGCTGGCCGGTCGGCGCGGCGAGTGCGGGCTAGCCGGCAGGAAAGACCTGCGCTTCGACGCTGTCGCCGTGATCGTCGACGCCGACTTCCGCCTGCGCGAGCTTCGACACCTCGAGGGAGTCCTCTAA
- a CDS encoding ribonuclease HII, which yields MPQRRASKGERGRSRGRRRSAALSKLLAFDRSLGARFVAGADEAGRGPLAGPLVAAAVLFDLERLEQHFPRELRELDDSKRHEQADRERLFRAVLAAASGIRVVFRGPAEIDRDGLHRSNLSALREALQAVACQGCVCVVDGFEVGTLPHPQVAVVGGDRKSAAVAAASIVAKVLRDRHMQRLAVRYPLWGFEKHVGYSTPEHRAAILTHGLTPLHRRSFASVAYQQLELTPNVPAGASGLEDSLEVSKLAQAEVGVDDHGDSVEAQVFPAG from the coding sequence GTGCCGCAGCGCCGCGCAAGCAAGGGGGAGCGGGGTCGTAGCCGCGGACGTAGGCGCAGTGCCGCCTTGTCGAAACTGCTCGCCTTCGACCGTTCGCTCGGTGCTCGCTTCGTGGCCGGGGCCGACGAGGCTGGGCGGGGCCCGCTCGCCGGGCCTTTGGTCGCCGCGGCGGTGCTGTTCGATCTCGAACGACTCGAGCAGCACTTTCCCCGCGAGCTCCGGGAGCTCGACGATTCGAAGCGGCACGAGCAAGCGGACCGCGAGCGCTTGTTCAGGGCGGTGCTAGCGGCCGCCTCGGGGATTCGAGTGGTCTTTCGGGGACCTGCCGAGATCGACCGCGACGGCCTTCACCGCAGCAACCTGTCGGCATTGCGAGAGGCACTCCAGGCGGTCGCGTGCCAGGGCTGCGTGTGTGTGGTCGACGGCTTCGAGGTCGGCACGCTTCCCCACCCGCAGGTGGCGGTGGTCGGCGGAGACCGCAAGAGTGCGGCCGTCGCGGCGGCCTCGATCGTCGCCAAGGTGCTGCGCGACCGGCACATGCAACGGCTCGCCGTGCGCTATCCGTTGTGGGGCTTCGAGAAGCACGTCGGCTACTCCACCCCGGAGCACCGCGCGGCGATTCTCACGCACGGCTTGACGCCTTTGCATCGACGCTCCTTCGCGTCGGTGGCCTACCAGCAACTCGAGCTTACGCCGAACGTTCCAGCCGGTGCGAGCGGCTTAGAGGACTCCCTCGAGGTGTCGAAGCTCGCGCAGGCGGAAGTCGGCGTCGACGATCACGGCGACAGCGTCGAAGCGCAGGTCTTTCCTGCCGGCTAG
- the lepB gene encoding signal peptidase I has protein sequence MAGPAAGAKSPRSRLAGIAELLLVVGLALGLAFVIQAFLVKPFRIPSESMEPTLDVGQRVLVERVTYRFGNPSRGDIVVFKPPRGADPDVSACGVSHPEDSPCPRPTPQRSDTNYIKRVIGLPGERIKILGGHAYINGRRLREPWARIDPGCASTCTLPLEIRIPKGYYFMMGDNRGASADSREWGPIPKRWMIGRAFFTYWPPRRIGPL, from the coding sequence GTGGCGGGTCCGGCGGCAGGGGCCAAGAGCCCGCGTTCGCGGCTCGCCGGCATCGCCGAGCTCCTGCTGGTCGTCGGTCTTGCGCTGGGCCTGGCCTTCGTGATCCAGGCATTCCTGGTGAAGCCGTTCCGGATACCGAGCGAGTCAATGGAGCCGACGCTCGACGTCGGTCAGCGGGTGCTGGTCGAACGGGTCACCTACCGCTTCGGGAACCCCAGTCGCGGCGACATCGTCGTGTTCAAGCCACCGCGCGGTGCCGACCCCGACGTCTCGGCCTGCGGCGTCAGTCATCCCGAGGATTCGCCGTGTCCGCGGCCGACGCCCCAGCGCTCCGACACCAACTACATCAAGCGCGTGATCGGCCTCCCCGGCGAACGGATCAAGATCCTCGGCGGTCACGCTTACATCAACGGACGGCGGCTACGCGAGCCTTGGGCGCGGATCGATCCGGGTTGCGCTTCGACGTGCACGCTGCCTCTCGAGATCAGGATTCCCAAGGGCTACTACTTCATGATGGGCGACAACCGCGGAGCAAGCGCCGACAGCCGCGAGTGGGGGCCAATCCCGAAACGCTGGATGATTGGTAGAGCCTTCTTCACCTACTGGCCCCCGCGCCGCATTGGTCCCCTCTAG
- the trmD gene encoding tRNA (guanosine(37)-N1)-methyltransferase TrmD, which translates to MEIDVFTLFPQWFSWFVEQRHVRRALELGHRFEAIDLRATTPLRAGQVDDTPYGGGAGMVIRVDVVEAALRARYGIDPLKLPRKRRVIALAPSGRQFDDALADELAQEPALTLLCGRYEGFDERVHEHLASDVLSIGPYVLSGGELPAMVVADAVLRKLPGVLGDEESAREESFSSALEGAPEYPHYTRPAEWRGFRVPDVLLSGHHQRIREWRLARSRERAVTRYSGRRAQPRGGPAESPGRDRRPHDA; encoded by the coding sequence TTGGAGATCGATGTCTTCACGCTCTTTCCGCAGTGGTTCTCGTGGTTCGTCGAGCAGCGGCACGTGCGCCGCGCGCTCGAGTTGGGACACCGCTTCGAGGCGATCGATCTGAGAGCGACGACCCCTTTGCGTGCCGGTCAGGTCGACGACACGCCCTACGGCGGGGGCGCCGGGATGGTGATCCGGGTCGACGTGGTGGAGGCAGCTCTGCGCGCCCGCTACGGGATCGATCCACTGAAGCTACCGCGCAAGCGGCGCGTGATCGCGCTCGCCCCGAGCGGGCGGCAGTTCGACGACGCGCTGGCCGACGAGCTCGCGCAGGAACCGGCGCTGACGCTCCTGTGCGGCCGCTACGAGGGTTTCGACGAGCGCGTCCACGAACACCTGGCCTCCGACGTGTTGTCGATCGGTCCGTACGTGCTGTCGGGTGGCGAACTGCCAGCGATGGTGGTCGCCGACGCCGTGTTGCGGAAGCTGCCGGGTGTTCTCGGCGACGAAGAAAGCGCCCGCGAGGAGTCGTTTAGCAGCGCTCTAGAGGGTGCGCCGGAGTACCCGCACTACACGCGCCCGGCGGAGTGGCGGGGATTTCGCGTGCCGGATGTTTTGCTCTCCGGTCACCACCAGCGGATTCGCGAGTGGCGACTGGCACGCAGCCGCGAGCGCGCCGTCACGCGCTATTCGGGCCGACGCGCGCAACCGCGTGGCGGACCCGCCGAGTCTCCCGGCCGCGACCGGCGGCCCCACGACGCCTGA
- the rimM gene encoding ribosome maturation factor RimM (Essential for efficient processing of 16S rRNA), producing the protein MRRRRLVSVGRVGRAHGLDGSFYVVGADPDALKPGVEVRIADAVRRVERRAGTNQRPIVRLSGVGSREQARSLQGQHLLVEQELAADEWLAGELEGLSVVTDRGRPLGRVARVLEAPSVSLLELDQGTLVPLVRDALIAVDLESGRITVSAAFLGLADDEE; encoded by the coding sequence GTGAGGCGTAGGCGGCTGGTCAGCGTCGGTCGCGTCGGCCGGGCCCACGGCCTCGACGGCAGCTTCTACGTCGTCGGTGCTGATCCCGACGCGTTGAAGCCAGGGGTCGAGGTGCGCATCGCCGACGCGGTGAGGCGTGTCGAGCGCCGGGCGGGCACCAACCAGCGACCAATCGTTCGGCTCTCCGGAGTCGGCAGCCGCGAGCAGGCGCGGTCTTTGCAGGGACAGCACCTGCTGGTCGAGCAGGAGCTCGCCGCCGACGAGTGGCTCGCCGGCGAGCTCGAGGGCCTATCGGTGGTGACCGACCGAGGGCGTCCGCTCGGGCGGGTTGCGCGGGTCCTGGAGGCACCGAGTGTCTCTTTGCTCGAGCTCGATCAGGGCACGCTCGTGCCGCTGGTGCGCGATGCCTTGATCGCCGTCGACCTTGAGTCCGGTCGGATCACCGTCAGCGCTGCTTTCCTCGGGCTGGCAGATGACGAAGAGTGA
- a CDS encoding KH domain-containing protein, translating into MGSLEELVAFLARAVVSNPEGVEVRSWRDEEEDALIIEVHVAEGDAGHVIGRSGRTAEAIRQVAKAVAARRGGRVLVDIVA; encoded by the coding sequence ATGGGGTCGTTAGAGGAACTCGTCGCTTTTCTCGCGCGGGCGGTGGTCAGCAACCCTGAGGGGGTCGAGGTGCGCTCTTGGCGCGACGAGGAGGAGGACGCGCTGATCATCGAGGTGCACGTCGCTGAGGGTGACGCTGGGCACGTAATCGGACGCTCCGGTCGTACGGCCGAGGCGATCCGCCAGGTTGCCAAGGCGGTCGCGGCGCGCCGGGGCGGCCGTGTCCTCGTCGACATCGTCGCCTGA
- the rpsP gene encoding 30S ribosomal protein S16: protein MAVKVRLTRVGNRNNPIWRVVVADDRAPRDGRFIEVLGHYNPQRSPSEIRIDEERLERWLSRGAQPTRAVSKLVAALRRGHPPAAELRAEAERQQKARAATAASEVAESSAGPEANEADSQADSESTANAQPTAETEPTAEGTAGDEASEGSAEQPPPEAKEPAADAGDDGAT, encoded by the coding sequence ATGGCCGTGAAGGTTCGACTAACTCGCGTCGGCAACCGCAATAACCCGATTTGGCGGGTCGTGGTGGCCGATGATCGCGCGCCCCGCGACGGGCGTTTCATTGAGGTGCTCGGCCACTACAACCCACAGCGCTCACCCTCCGAGATCCGAATCGACGAGGAGCGCTTGGAGCGTTGGTTGTCGCGCGGCGCCCAGCCGACGCGGGCGGTTTCGAAGTTGGTGGCGGCGCTGAGGCGCGGTCACCCGCCGGCGGCAGAGCTGAGGGCCGAGGCCGAGCGCCAGCAGAAGGCGCGCGCTGCGACAGCGGCTAGCGAGGTAGCGGAGTCGTCCGCTGGGCCGGAGGCGAACGAGGCCGACTCGCAAGCCGATAGTGAGTCGACCGCCAACGCTCAGCCGACTGCCGAGACTGAGCCGACCGCCGAGGGGACTGCGGGCGATGAGGCATCCGAAGGCAGCGCCGAGCAGCCCCCCCCGGAGGCGAAAGAACCGGCGGCGGATGCCGGGGACGACGGCGCGACCTGA
- the ffh gene encoding signal recognition particle protein has translation MFESLADRLQQALGEVRSRGRLSEEDVERALRQVRLALLEADVDFRVVKEFTARVRERAIGTQVLASVNPAHQVVKVVADELTELLGGTTSEFVLPKARPAVVVLAGLQGSGKTTAAAKLARYLRAERGLDVALAACDLQRPAAVEQLVLLGGRADCTVYERGTDATPVEVAGWALGRAREEQRDVLIVDTAGRLHVDDQLMAELQAITERVRPHRVLLVLDAMTGQDAVNVATAFAERAPFDGLVLTKLDGDARGGAALSVKAVTGRPIVFASTGERLEEFELFHPDRVAQRILGMGDVVTLVERAQRELDERKAAELERKMRRAELTLEDFLEQLRQIRKMGPLKSLLGMLPGMGSQLAALDLDERELDRVEAIILSMTPEERRRPEIIDASRRRRIARGSGTSPQQVAQLVKQFQAMRRLMRDLSRGRLGALGSLLGR, from the coding sequence GTGTTCGAGTCGCTCGCCGATCGCCTACAGCAAGCACTCGGCGAAGTCCGCTCGCGCGGGCGTCTGAGCGAGGAGGACGTCGAGCGCGCGCTGCGGCAAGTGCGTCTCGCGCTGCTCGAAGCGGACGTCGACTTCCGGGTCGTCAAGGAGTTCACCGCGCGCGTGCGCGAACGGGCGATCGGCACGCAGGTCCTGGCCTCGGTCAATCCCGCTCATCAAGTCGTGAAGGTGGTCGCCGACGAGCTCACCGAGCTGCTCGGCGGTACCACCAGCGAATTCGTTCTGCCTAAGGCTCGGCCGGCGGTTGTTGTGCTCGCTGGTCTCCAGGGCTCCGGTAAGACAACCGCGGCGGCCAAGCTCGCTCGCTATCTGCGCGCGGAGAGGGGCCTGGACGTGGCGCTGGCCGCCTGTGACCTACAGCGTCCGGCCGCGGTCGAGCAGCTCGTACTGCTGGGGGGGCGGGCCGATTGCACGGTCTACGAGCGCGGCACCGACGCGACGCCGGTGGAGGTAGCAGGCTGGGCGCTCGGGCGGGCGCGGGAGGAGCAGCGTGACGTGCTGATCGTCGACACGGCTGGTCGGCTGCACGTCGACGATCAGTTGATGGCGGAGTTGCAGGCGATCACCGAACGGGTGCGCCCGCATCGCGTGTTGCTGGTGCTTGATGCGATGACGGGTCAAGACGCCGTCAACGTCGCTACGGCATTCGCTGAGCGGGCGCCGTTCGACGGGCTGGTGCTAACGAAGCTCGACGGTGATGCGCGCGGTGGCGCGGCCCTGTCGGTGAAGGCGGTAACTGGCCGTCCGATCGTGTTCGCGTCGACCGGTGAGCGGCTCGAGGAGTTCGAGCTCTTCCATCCCGATCGGGTTGCTCAGCGGATTCTTGGCATGGGCGACGTCGTGACGCTGGTCGAGCGGGCGCAGCGTGAGCTCGACGAGCGCAAGGCGGCCGAGCTGGAACGGAAGATGCGCCGTGCCGAGCTGACGCTCGAAGATTTCCTCGAGCAGCTCCGCCAGATACGAAAAATGGGTCCCCTCAAGAGCTTGCTCGGCATGCTGCCGGGCATGGGTTCCCAGCTGGCGGCTCTGGACCTCGACGAACGCGAGCTCGATCGGGTGGAGGCGATCATCCTTTCGATGACTCCGGAGGAGCGGCGGCGTCCGGAGATCATCGACGCCTCGCGACGGCGCCGGATCGCGCGCGGATCGGGGACTTCGCCGCAACAGGTCGCCCAGCTGGTCAAGCAGTTCCAAGCGATGCGTCGGCTGATGCGCGATCTGAGTCGCGGGCGGCTCGGGGCGCTCGGATCGCTGCTCGGCCGCTGA